Proteins encoded by one window of Xiphias gladius isolate SHS-SW01 ecotype Sanya breed wild chromosome 15, ASM1685928v1, whole genome shotgun sequence:
- the chchd10 gene encoding coiled-coil-helix-coiled-coil-helix domain-containing protein 10, mitochondrial isoform X1, with the protein MARGSRSRPSAPASPGTSHGLATANPPPVSLAPAPAQSQGPGLMAQMASTAAGVAVGSAVGHVVGSALTGAFSGSSTSSSEPAKPTYQEHPRPAPAQPGPCHLEIKQFLDCATNQPDLSLCEGFNEALKQCKYSHGVTSLV; encoded by the exons ATGGCCAGAGGAAGCCGCAGCCGTCCCTCAGCTCCAGCCAG cCCAGGTACATCCCATGGTTTGGCTACCGCTAATCCACCTCCTGTCTCCCTGGCCCCAGCTCCAGCTCAGTCTCAGGGGCCAGGCCTCATGGCCCAGATGGCTTCTACGGCTGCGGGGGTGGCAGTAGGCTCGGCTGTGGGCCATGTTGTTGGCAGTGCCCTGACAGGAGCATTTAGcggcagcagcaccagcagttCAGAGCCAGCTAAGCCTACATACCAG GAGCACCCCCGGCCTGCTCCAGCCCAGCCAGGCCCCTGTCACTTAGAAATCAAACAGTTCCTAGACTGTGCCACCAACCAGCCTGACCTGAGTTTATGTGAGGGCTTCAATGAGGCGCTCAAACAGTGCAAGTACTCCCACG
- the chchd10 gene encoding coiled-coil-helix-coiled-coil-helix domain-containing protein 10, mitochondrial isoform X2 has product MAKLSFSPGTSHGLATANPPPVSLAPAPAQSQGPGLMAQMASTAAGVAVGSAVGHVVGSALTGAFSGSSTSSSEPAKPTYQEHPRPAPAQPGPCHLEIKQFLDCATNQPDLSLCEGFNEALKQCKYSHGVTSLV; this is encoded by the exons ATGGCAAAGCTTTCCTTTAG cCCAGGTACATCCCATGGTTTGGCTACCGCTAATCCACCTCCTGTCTCCCTGGCCCCAGCTCCAGCTCAGTCTCAGGGGCCAGGCCTCATGGCCCAGATGGCTTCTACGGCTGCGGGGGTGGCAGTAGGCTCGGCTGTGGGCCATGTTGTTGGCAGTGCCCTGACAGGAGCATTTAGcggcagcagcaccagcagttCAGAGCCAGCTAAGCCTACATACCAG GAGCACCCCCGGCCTGCTCCAGCCCAGCCAGGCCCCTGTCACTTAGAAATCAAACAGTTCCTAGACTGTGCCACCAACCAGCCTGACCTGAGTTTATGTGAGGGCTTCAATGAGGCGCTCAAACAGTGCAAGTACTCCCACG